From Amycolatopsis sp. YIM 10, the proteins below share one genomic window:
- a CDS encoding sigma-70 family RNA polymerase sigma factor — protein sequence MWEREHGARDEVLLDAVREGDFSACDVLFRRHAAAARRAAGRWASDSAERDDLVAESFVRVLIAVRSGSGPQQDMWPYLLVTMRNLAVSWQRRQARVDLPGEMPERAAMDAAVDELTVRRWQAGIAWTAFCTLPGRWRTVLWHTEVEGASAAELAPVLGVSANGVAGLAMRAREGLRRAYLQVQVPDSTRPDCGTIRPEMAAWVRDGLSVRRAAKVAAHVDRCRGCRAVAAGLFEANLELRPSLARRNASALVMPISAGMTGGGKVAAVVAAAVVAVTGAPVPHFVPLVPGPRPEIVALPPSAVAELPPAGTTRPGATRAVAGPRVPLDDEVRPVVDLHPAEGSARGSAACAAEKCGNAEAGSAAKSGGNAWGAKQKKAHSKSGTKSPTSQADHPSNQGGKGKSRGKP from the coding sequence ATGTGGGAGCGAGAGCACGGCGCACGTGACGAGGTGCTGCTCGACGCTGTCCGCGAGGGGGACTTCAGCGCGTGCGACGTGCTGTTCCGGCGGCACGCCGCGGCTGCGCGCCGGGCCGCCGGGCGCTGGGCCAGCGATTCCGCCGAGCGTGACGACCTGGTGGCCGAGTCGTTCGTCCGGGTGCTGATCGCGGTCCGCTCCGGTTCGGGCCCGCAGCAGGACATGTGGCCGTACCTGCTGGTGACCATGCGGAACCTGGCGGTCAGCTGGCAGCGGCGGCAGGCTCGGGTCGACCTGCCCGGCGAGATGCCGGAGCGGGCCGCGATGGACGCCGCCGTGGACGAGCTGACCGTTCGCCGGTGGCAGGCCGGGATCGCCTGGACCGCGTTCTGCACGCTGCCCGGCCGGTGGCGGACGGTGTTGTGGCACACCGAGGTCGAAGGCGCCTCCGCCGCCGAGTTGGCGCCGGTGCTCGGGGTTTCCGCGAACGGGGTCGCCGGGCTGGCGATGCGCGCGCGGGAAGGCCTGCGCCGGGCCTATCTCCAGGTCCAGGTCCCCGACAGCACCAGGCCCGACTGCGGCACGATCCGCCCGGAGATGGCGGCGTGGGTGCGGGACGGGCTTTCGGTGCGCCGGGCGGCCAAGGTCGCCGCGCACGTCGACCGCTGCCGGGGATGCCGGGCCGTCGCGGCCGGGCTGTTCGAAGCCAATCTGGAACTGCGGCCCTCGCTGGCCAGGCGGAACGCGAGCGCGCTGGTGATGCCGATCTCCGCCGGGATGACCGGTGGCGGCAAGGTCGCCGCCGTGGTGGCCGCCGCGGTGGTGGCCGTCACCGGGGCGCCGGTGCCGCATTTTGTGCCACTGGTTCCCGGGCCGCGGCCGGAGATCGTGGCGCTGCCGCCGTCGGCGGTGGCCGAACTACCGCCGGCCGGGACCACGCGCCCCGGGGCGACGCGCGCGGTCGCCGGGCCGCGGGTACCGCTCGACGATGAGGTCCGTCCGGTTGTCGATCTTCACCCTGCCGAGGGGTCTGCCCGCGGCTCGGCGGCGTGTGCCGCGGAGAAGTGCGGTAATGCAGAGGCGGGTTCGGCGGCCAAGAGCGGAGGCAACGCGTGGGGAGCGAAGCAGAAGAAGGCTCATTCGAAGTCGGGGACGAAGTCACCTACCTCGCAGGCGGATCATCCGAGCAACCAAGGCGGCAAGGGCAAATCGCGGGGAAAGCCGTAG
- a CDS encoding PA2928 family protein: MYQNPPQYAPAPSLFATPRRRRKLFPAPLVIFMSLFALLFFGGSYLISPEPDIEAQPGLAFAEVDGRDVVLLPYERSGGRGMFQLMARDMFQVRLAAADPASGEVLWDTQLSDELVWEASVLAAGQRYAYVATDAGLMIVDLADGSVEAQGEEVQGLGTAFVAARAAYAHDPENNRILALTTAGTVKAIELDQTSAAAVDEETASAWGERLSAKSSPGIPPKATGSEAGLLPSSAEQVVLEDVGIGDLGSVLFRGPEDGRKLQVSQTAFPGARLVIADGTAAGAATGHVLVQHQRSVNDTAGYTLSLVSLATGQVTGSLPVDSPVEHAVVGPDGTTAVATRNEFVLANGDGSLTPLDIGETDFFGSA, translated from the coding sequence ATGTACCAGAACCCACCGCAGTACGCACCGGCGCCGTCGCTCTTCGCGACACCGCGGCGCCGCCGGAAGCTGTTCCCGGCCCCGCTGGTGATCTTCATGAGCCTCTTCGCCCTGCTGTTCTTCGGCGGTTCCTACCTCATCTCCCCCGAGCCGGACATCGAGGCGCAGCCGGGGCTCGCCTTCGCCGAGGTGGACGGGCGGGACGTGGTGCTGTTGCCGTACGAGCGGAGCGGCGGCCGGGGCATGTTCCAGCTGATGGCGCGGGACATGTTCCAGGTGCGGCTGGCCGCCGCCGATCCGGCGAGCGGTGAGGTGCTGTGGGACACGCAGCTTTCCGACGAGCTGGTGTGGGAGGCCTCGGTCCTCGCCGCCGGGCAGCGCTACGCCTACGTGGCCACCGATGCCGGGCTGATGATCGTCGATCTGGCGGACGGATCGGTTGAGGCGCAAGGCGAAGAGGTGCAGGGACTCGGCACCGCGTTCGTCGCCGCACGAGCCGCCTACGCCCACGATCCGGAAAACAACCGCATCCTCGCGTTGACCACGGCGGGCACGGTGAAGGCGATCGAACTCGACCAGACCTCGGCGGCCGCGGTCGACGAGGAAACCGCCTCGGCGTGGGGCGAACGCCTTTCCGCGAAGTCCTCGCCCGGCATCCCGCCGAAAGCGACCGGCTCCGAAGCCGGACTGCTGCCCAGCTCGGCGGAGCAGGTCGTGCTCGAAGACGTCGGCATCGGCGACCTCGGCAGCGTGCTGTTCCGCGGTCCGGAAGACGGCCGCAAGCTCCAGGTCAGCCAGACCGCCTTTCCCGGCGCCCGGCTGGTCATCGCCGACGGGACCGCCGCGGGCGCCGCCACCGGGCACGTGCTGGTGCAGCACCAGCGCTCGGTGAACGACACCGCCGGCTACACGCTCAGCCTGGTCTCGCTCGCCACCGGGCAGGTCACCGGCTCGCTGCCGGTCGATTCACCGGTCGAGCACGCCGTGGTCGGCCCGGACGGGACCACCGCGGTCGCCACCCGCAACGAGTTCGTGCTGGCCAACGGCGACGGCTCGCTCACCCCGCTCGACATCGGCGAGACCGACTTCTTCGGCTCCGCCTGA